The stretch of DNA GATTTAACATCGCTGCTTCGGCCATGCGACGCTTTTGGATGATGCTCAGCCATGTCCATGGGCAGGTTTTGAACCATTCCGATCTTGCCAGATCATTGGATATCTCGGATGCGACAGTGCGACGGTATCTTGATATTCTTGAAGGTACGTTCATGGTTAGGCGGCTTCAACCCTGGCACGCAAATATCTCGAAACGTCAGGTTAAAGCCCCCAAAGTTTATTTTCGAGATTCGGGGATCCTGCATCATTTGTGGGGTGTTTCGTCTTTAGGCGAGCTGCAGATCAACCCAAAGATGGGGGCGTCGTGGGAAGGATTTGCGATGGAGGAACTCCTGCGACAACTGTCATTGAGACCTGAAGAAATATTCTTTTGGGCAGTCCATCAGCAAGCGGAATTGGATCTTCTCACGTTTCAAAATGGACGGCCTGTCGGTTATGAAATTAAATTTACTGAGAGTCCAAAGTTGACTAAATCTATGCTTGCCGCCAAGGAAACCTTGGGACTTGAGAAGCTTTATGTTGTTTATCCTGGAACCCTTTCTTTTCCACTAGCAGATGATGTTGAAGCTATTCCACTGGTGAAAGTCAGAGCTGAATGAGGTTATTTTTTGATACCAATCTATTGACCTATGTCGCGTTCTTCGAAGGATTTCTTATAGAAGGGCAGAGGGAAATTGAAGCCGAATTGTTATTCTGGGAACGTCATTAGGGCAGACAAATCGATGAAAAAATGTTCCTGGAAATTGATGCTCTACGAAAATTGTACGCACTAGATCGTGTAGCCCATTTCACCTTTCTATTTTCAGATCTGGCCCTGGACGAAATTTCCAGAATTAAAAGCATCATAAAGCAAAACACGCACTCATCACTGCTGGATCGCTTGATTGAGCATCGCCATGATGTTTACTTGGAGGAAGGGAGAAACGG from Oligoflexus sp. encodes:
- a CDS encoding ATP-binding protein yields the protein MKRKEYLNTIERSWTVFPIVALIGARQVGKTTMARQYASERYGGAIPLTHYFDLEDPIALARLANPRLALESLDGLIIIDEIQRMPELFPVLRVLADNQPNVRQFLILGSASLDLIKGASESLAGRIRYIDVHPFDSREVGASELEKLWVRGGYPRSFLADSDADSTLWRESYVRTFLERDIPQLGFNIAASAMRRFWMMLSHVHGQVLNHSDLARSLDISDATVRRYLDILEGTFMVRRLQPWHANISKRQVKAPKVYFRDSGILHHLWGVSSLGELQINPKMGASWEGFAMEELLRQLSLRPEEIFFWAVHQQAELDLLTFQNGRPVGYEIKFTESPKLTKSMLAAKETLGLEKLYVVYPGTLSFPLADDVEAIPLVKVRAE